One region of Roseovarius mucosus genomic DNA includes:
- a CDS encoding SCO family protein — MQRRHVVQYGAAGVGAVALMLGVGWWRVDGPGAPKPAGQRPLPLSAMDFRLTDHEGNEVGPEALIGRPTMVFFGFTYCPDVCPTTLSDISGWLEDLGDDAARMNVVFITVDPERDTAEAMAEYVGYFHPAIRGWTGPEDQISRAVEAFRASYERVPTEGGDYTMNHTASVFLFDAKGELVTMIDYHEPREFAVPKIRRALTEDVEGAT; from the coding sequence ATGCAGCGTCGGCATGTGGTCCAATACGGTGCAGCCGGTGTAGGCGCTGTCGCTCTGATGCTCGGGGTCGGCTGGTGGCGGGTAGACGGTCCCGGCGCACCAAAACCGGCCGGCCAAAGGCCTCTCCCCCTGTCGGCGATGGATTTCCGACTGACCGATCACGAAGGCAATGAAGTGGGCCCAGAAGCCCTGATTGGACGCCCGACCATGGTGTTTTTCGGGTTCACCTACTGCCCGGATGTCTGCCCCACGACGTTATCGGATATCTCAGGTTGGCTTGAAGATCTCGGGGACGACGCCGCGCGGATGAACGTGGTCTTCATCACAGTCGATCCAGAGCGGGACACGGCCGAGGCCATGGCCGAATATGTCGGCTATTTTCATCCGGCCATTCGCGGCTGGACGGGACCGGAAGACCAGATTTCCCGCGCTGTAGAAGCATTTCGTGCCTCGTATGAGCGCGTTCCGACCGAAGGCGGCGACTATACAATGAACCATACGGCAAGCGTATTCCTGTTCGATGCCAAGGGTGAACTCGTCACCATGATTGACTATCACGAGCCAAGAGAATTCGCAGTGCCGAAGATCCGGCGTGCACTGACAGAAGACGTAGAGGGGGCAACATGA
- a CDS encoding copper chaperone PCu(A)C → MTKLSYINGLTLVLLLSGMSTPAFAGSEDVVVENAWSRASIGVNRPGAAYMTVRNTGEDTVTLTGLTTPLAVMPQIHETKTNADGVSSMAPADEITIEPGQSVALEPGGLHAMLMKLQNPMIEGETFPLTLTFSDGGEVTVEVPILGIAARGPES, encoded by the coding sequence ATGACAAAACTATCTTACATCAACGGTTTGACCCTTGTCTTACTGCTCTCGGGCATGTCGACTCCGGCATTTGCCGGTTCGGAGGATGTGGTCGTCGAAAACGCGTGGTCCCGTGCTTCAATCGGGGTCAACCGCCCTGGTGCCGCCTATATGACTGTGCGCAACACCGGTGAAGACACGGTCACGCTGACCGGGCTTACAACACCACTGGCCGTGATGCCCCAGATCCATGAGACGAAAACCAACGCCGACGGCGTCAGTTCTATGGCGCCTGCTGACGAAATCACGATTGAACCGGGCCAAAGCGTAGCATTGGAACCGGGCGGACTGCACGCCATGCTCATGAAGCTGCAAAACCCGATGATCGAAGGCGAGACCTTCCCACTGACACTGACGTTCTCGGACGGTGGTGAAGTGACTGTTGAGGTCCCAATTCTGGGGATCGCCGCGCGCGGGCCGGAGAGCTGA